One Microbacterium sp. zg-B96 genomic region harbors:
- a CDS encoding acyl-CoA thioesterase: MNVWWRTLLTILRAKAMLRRNGAAHPATVGRVRVRTLPTDIDLLGHMNNGRYASLFDLGRFDLLIRTGMWDLFNARGWYAVVASETITFRKSLGLWQRFTVESRLHGHDDKSVYMIHRAVVNGEIYAEMLVRARFLRRGGGIVPLEELFEALHRPDDLPPLEPWMLQWAAESALPSTKSPAPSVWD, from the coding sequence GTGAATGTATGGTGGCGGACTCTCCTGACGATCCTGCGCGCGAAGGCCATGCTGCGTCGCAACGGCGCGGCCCATCCGGCCACGGTCGGGCGGGTGCGGGTTCGGACCCTGCCCACCGACATCGACCTGCTCGGGCACATGAACAACGGTCGCTACGCGTCGCTGTTCGACCTCGGCCGGTTCGACCTGCTCATCCGCACCGGCATGTGGGACCTTTTCAACGCCCGCGGGTGGTACGCCGTCGTGGCGAGCGAGACCATCACGTTCCGCAAATCCCTCGGGCTGTGGCAGCGGTTCACCGTCGAGTCGCGCCTGCACGGACACGACGACAAGTCGGTCTACATGATCCACCGCGCCGTGGTGAACGGTGAGATCTACGCCGAGATGCTGGTGCGGGCCCGGTTCCTGCGCCGCGGGGGCGGCATCGTCCCCCTCGAGGAACTGTTCGAGGCGCTGCACCGTCCCGACGACCTGCCGCCGCTGGAACCGTGGATGCTGCAGTGGGCCGCGGAATCCGCCCTGCCCTCGACCAAGAGCCCGGCTCC
- a CDS encoding HNH endonuclease signature motif containing protein, which produces MSTFLNRLEALREHVAEVVSDGVRSGELASQTEADLARLLGVVGGIGRWVDAALIEIVGEVQSRSEGPRDDRMTTRLGCHDVSELVQRAALVAPQTASRLRRVAAVVRPEESFLTDEPLQSQLPALREAVLDGVVGLDGALAIAEPLLAMGSRVGREALLLVDGLLAAEARGEGPDGAPPACPDLLRVQAQAWSVALDQDGAEPRERATMHRRSLILGTPTACGVPVRGMLMPEVAAQLERIFDATLSPRGKVAFDAGVSDSDEDWSHDSVPPVDGRTRPQKQHDALAIALTVAAASGSLPTIGGAAPTLVVTVRAEDVATGQGYAHVDGCDEPVSLAAARHAGCAGAIQRVTLTTEGRIVAIGTEDRVFNRHQRRAIAARDGGCFIPGCGVPAAWCEIHHVVEHAKGGRTHTDNGVLLCWFHHRFLDVHGWRIRMNKGVPEVRAPGWNDASGRWRRVTRSPARLKDLVLRR; this is translated from the coding sequence ATGAGCACCTTCCTGAACCGACTTGAGGCGCTGCGAGAGCATGTCGCCGAAGTGGTGTCCGACGGGGTGCGCAGCGGGGAACTGGCGAGCCAGACCGAAGCGGATCTGGCGCGGCTGCTCGGGGTTGTCGGGGGCATCGGGCGGTGGGTGGATGCCGCGCTCATTGAGATCGTCGGCGAGGTGCAGTCCCGCTCCGAGGGTCCCCGCGATGACCGGATGACGACGCGCCTGGGGTGCCATGACGTCTCGGAACTGGTGCAGCGGGCGGCGCTGGTGGCACCGCAGACGGCTTCGCGATTGCGTAGGGTCGCGGCGGTGGTGCGGCCCGAGGAGTCCTTCCTCACCGACGAGCCGCTGCAGTCGCAACTGCCCGCGCTGCGGGAGGCCGTGCTCGACGGCGTGGTCGGACTCGACGGGGCGCTCGCGATCGCGGAGCCGCTGCTGGCGATGGGGAGCCGGGTCGGGCGCGAGGCCCTTCTCCTTGTCGATGGCCTCCTCGCCGCCGAGGCGCGGGGCGAGGGTCCGGACGGCGCGCCGCCGGCGTGCCCGGATCTGCTTCGCGTGCAGGCGCAGGCGTGGTCAGTGGCGTTGGATCAGGACGGCGCCGAGCCCCGCGAACGAGCGACCATGCACAGGCGATCGCTGATCCTCGGCACCCCCACTGCGTGCGGGGTGCCCGTGCGCGGGATGCTCATGCCCGAGGTCGCCGCTCAACTGGAGCGGATCTTCGACGCCACCCTCTCACCGCGGGGCAAGGTGGCCTTCGATGCAGGGGTGAGCGACTCCGACGAGGATTGGAGCCACGACAGCGTGCCGCCGGTGGACGGGCGCACGCGCCCGCAGAAGCAGCACGATGCCCTCGCGATCGCGCTGACTGTGGCTGCCGCCAGCGGATCGCTGCCGACGATCGGGGGTGCGGCGCCGACCCTGGTCGTGACGGTGCGCGCCGAGGATGTCGCCACCGGCCAGGGCTACGCCCACGTCGACGGGTGCGATGAGCCGGTTTCCCTCGCTGCGGCGCGGCACGCCGGCTGCGCCGGGGCCATCCAGCGCGTCACGCTGACGACTGAGGGGCGGATCGTCGCGATCGGCACCGAGGACCGGGTGTTCAACCGGCATCAGCGCCGGGCGATCGCCGCCCGCGACGGCGGCTGCTTCATCCCCGGATGCGGGGTGCCCGCCGCATGGTGCGAGATCCACCACGTCGTCGAGCACGCCAAAGGCGGTCGCACGCACACCGACAACGGCGTGCTGTTGTGCTGGTTCCACCACCGCTTCCTCGACGTGCACGGGTGGCGCATCCGCATGAACAAGGGGGTGCCCGAGGTGCGGGCGCCCGGGTGGAACGACGCCTCCGGCCGGTGGCGACGGGTGACCCGGTCGCCCGCGCGGCTGAAGGATCTGGTGCTGCGCAGATGA
- a CDS encoding GNAT family N-acetyltransferase, translating into MERETQTDIVVRPVRDVDAEALGRVHAQCWHETYDHLISKAALENVSPRRLAELWTHWAQQGPDFRMHAALDDGEIVGFVGSGPARDRDAPRTRELYFIYLLAKYQGTGAGQRLFDAAIHQDEQAYLWVAEDNPRAHRFYQRNGFVLDGAAHTEPFLGETLTEVRFVR; encoded by the coding sequence ATGGAACGCGAAACCCAGACCGACATCGTCGTCCGTCCGGTGCGGGACGTGGATGCAGAGGCCCTGGGCCGCGTGCACGCCCAGTGCTGGCACGAGACCTACGACCACCTCATCAGCAAGGCCGCGCTCGAGAACGTCTCGCCACGACGTCTGGCCGAACTGTGGACGCACTGGGCTCAGCAGGGTCCCGACTTCCGCATGCACGCCGCACTCGACGACGGCGAGATCGTCGGATTCGTCGGCTCCGGCCCCGCCCGCGACCGGGATGCGCCACGCACCCGCGAGCTGTACTTCATCTACCTCCTGGCCAAGTACCAGGGCACCGGCGCCGGCCAGCGCCTCTTCGACGCCGCGATCCACCAGGACGAACAGGCCTACCTCTGGGTCGCCGAGGACAACCCCCGCGCGCACCGGTTCTACCAGCGCAACGGTTTCGTCCTCGACGGCGCGGCGCACACCGAACCCTTCCTCGGCGAAACGCTGACCGAAGTCCGCTTCGTCCGCTGA
- the cofE gene encoding coenzyme F420-0:L-glutamate ligase, giving the protein MSVVLQVWALDGIPEVAIGDDLVTLISAAAGGTLADGDILVVTSKIVSKAEGRMIRADDREAAITAETVRVVASRTSASGHLTRIVENRLGIVSAAAGVDASNTPHGTVLLLPVDPDASARAIAAGLRERLGVHVGVIVSDTLGRAWREGQTDHAIGAGGVTVMADLRGQTDAEGRPLVVTMPCVADELAAAADLVKGKASRRPVAVVRGRADLVGPLDLPGARSIVRPAERDFFHLGADEAHAQGYAAGFAAGAATDAD; this is encoded by the coding sequence CTGAGCGTCGTGCTGCAGGTCTGGGCGCTCGACGGTATTCCCGAGGTCGCCATCGGTGACGACCTCGTCACGCTGATCTCCGCCGCCGCGGGCGGCACACTCGCCGACGGCGACATCCTCGTGGTGACGTCGAAGATCGTGTCCAAGGCCGAGGGCCGCATGATCCGCGCCGACGACCGCGAAGCGGCCATCACCGCCGAGACCGTACGCGTCGTGGCGTCGCGCACCTCGGCATCCGGACACCTCACGCGCATCGTGGAGAACCGGCTCGGCATCGTCTCCGCCGCCGCCGGCGTGGATGCCTCGAACACCCCTCACGGCACCGTGCTGCTGCTCCCCGTCGACCCCGATGCCTCGGCCCGCGCCATCGCCGCCGGCCTGCGGGAGCGGCTCGGGGTGCACGTCGGCGTCATCGTCTCCGACACCCTCGGCAGGGCGTGGCGCGAGGGCCAGACCGATCACGCCATCGGCGCCGGCGGCGTCACGGTCATGGCGGACCTGCGCGGCCAGACGGATGCCGAAGGTCGCCCGCTCGTGGTGACCATGCCCTGCGTGGCCGATGAGCTGGCCGCGGCGGCCGACCTCGTCAAGGGGAAGGCCTCGCGTCGCCCGGTCGCCGTCGTCCGAGGGCGCGCGGATCTCGTGGGCCCCCTGGACCTCCCGGGCGCCCGCTCGATCGTGCGCCCGGCCGAACGCGACTTCTTCCACCTGGGCGCCGACGAAGCGCACGCGCAGGGGTACGCGGCCGGCTTCGCCGCCGGCGCCGCCACCGACGCGGACTGA
- a CDS encoding PadR family transcriptional regulator codes for MSKQMTEMLKGTLEGVVLAILALRPAYGYEITSWLREQGFADIAEGTVYALLVRIEQRGLVDVEKVPSEKGPPRKVYSLNAQGHEQLEEFWRTWSFLAERLEQLHRGGK; via the coding sequence ATGAGCAAGCAGATGACCGAGATGCTCAAGGGCACGCTGGAGGGCGTGGTCCTGGCGATCCTCGCGCTGCGCCCGGCATACGGGTACGAGATCACGAGCTGGCTGCGCGAGCAGGGTTTCGCGGACATCGCCGAAGGCACCGTCTACGCACTGCTGGTGCGCATCGAACAGCGCGGCCTCGTGGACGTGGAGAAGGTCCCGTCCGAAAAGGGGCCCCCGCGCAAGGTGTACTCGCTCAACGCGCAGGGACACGAACAGCTCGAAGAGTTCTGGAGGACGTGGAGCTTCCTGGCAGAACGTCTGGAACAGCTCCACCGAGGAGGCAAGTGA
- a CDS encoding DUF1048 domain-containing protein encodes MAAGWLEKVTGPFEEKKQYKQYKARVEQLPADYRTAAMALERYLMYYGSITKGDIMLAMLRDLADLFEQAAADGTPIRAIVGDDPVEFAEEFLRNYTAGQWINKERARLVKAINGVTGDGTGKEAES; translated from the coding sequence ATGGCTGCAGGTTGGCTCGAAAAGGTCACCGGCCCGTTCGAAGAGAAGAAGCAGTACAAGCAGTACAAGGCGCGAGTGGAGCAGCTGCCCGCGGACTATCGCACCGCCGCCATGGCGCTGGAGCGCTACCTGATGTACTACGGCTCGATCACCAAGGGCGACATCATGCTCGCGATGCTCCGCGACCTCGCCGACCTGTTCGAGCAGGCAGCCGCCGACGGCACGCCGATCCGCGCGATCGTCGGCGATGACCCGGTGGAGTTCGCCGAAGAGTTCCTGCGCAACTACACCGCCGGGCAGTGGATCAACAAGGAACGTGCGCGGCTGGTCAAGGCCATCAACGGCGTGACCGGCGATGGCACCGGAAAGGAGGCGGAATCATGA
- a CDS encoding ABC transporter ATP-binding protein produces MTATPAPAIEVAGLEKSFKDLRVLQGVDFDVARGSIFALLGSNGAGKTTVVRILSTLLRADAGTATVNSADVAAQAAQVRESISLTGQFAAVDEVLTGRENLVLVAKLRHLKDPGTIADSLLARFGLTDAGGRRAGTYSGGMQRRLDISMSLIGNPPVIFLDEPTTGLDPEARLEVWQAVRELARGGTTVLLTTQYLDEAEHLADRIAILHQGRIIANGTLAELKKLLPPAKVEYVEKKPTLEEVFLAIIGSDAAAPGAPATTGKERP; encoded by the coding sequence ATGACCGCCACACCGGCACCCGCCATCGAGGTGGCGGGTCTGGAGAAGTCGTTCAAGGACCTGCGCGTGCTGCAGGGTGTGGATTTCGACGTCGCGCGGGGCAGCATCTTCGCCCTTCTCGGCTCCAACGGCGCCGGCAAGACGACCGTCGTGCGCATCCTGTCGACACTGCTGCGGGCGGATGCCGGAACGGCGACGGTCAACAGCGCCGATGTGGCCGCGCAGGCCGCCCAGGTGCGCGAGTCGATCAGCCTGACCGGGCAGTTCGCCGCCGTCGACGAGGTGCTCACCGGTCGGGAGAACCTGGTCCTGGTCGCCAAGCTCCGCCACCTCAAGGATCCCGGCACCATCGCCGACTCGCTGCTGGCCCGCTTCGGGCTCACCGACGCCGGCGGCCGCAGGGCCGGGACATACTCCGGCGGCATGCAGCGGCGTCTGGACATCTCGATGAGTCTCATCGGCAACCCGCCGGTGATCTTCCTGGATGAACCCACGACCGGTCTCGACCCGGAAGCCCGCCTGGAGGTGTGGCAAGCGGTGCGGGAACTCGCCCGCGGCGGCACCACGGTGCTGCTGACCACGCAGTACCTCGACGAGGCCGAGCATCTCGCCGATCGCATCGCGATCCTCCACCAGGGCCGCATCATCGCGAACGGCACGCTGGCGGAGCTGAAGAAGCTGCTGCCGCCGGCGAAGGTCGAGTACGTCGAGAAGAAGCCCACCCTCGAGGAGGTCTTCCTCGCCATCATCGGCAGCGATGCCGCCGCTCCGGGCGCACCGGCGACCACCGGAAAGGAACGACCATGA
- a CDS encoding ABC transporter permease, protein MTGHGLTDTAVLTGRSLRHILRSPDTIITTAVTPIALMLLFVYVFGGAIDVGTEAYVDYMLPGILLIAIASGIAYTAYRLFLDMQGGIFERFQSMPIARSGVLWAHVLTSMVANGISMAIVVGVALLMGFRTDANVLEWLAVVGMLLLFTLTLTWIAVIAGLSAKTVDGASAFSYPLIFLPFISSAFVPTETMPGPVRWFAENQPVTSIVDSTRALFAGQPVGTDIWVALAWCLGILVVAFGFAMTIYKRKIS, encoded by the coding sequence ATGACCGGCCACGGCCTCACCGACACCGCCGTGCTGACCGGCCGGTCACTGCGACACATCCTGCGCAGCCCCGACACCATCATCACCACCGCCGTCACCCCGATCGCGCTGATGCTGCTGTTCGTCTACGTGTTCGGCGGGGCCATCGACGTGGGCACCGAGGCGTATGTGGACTACATGCTCCCCGGCATCCTGTTGATCGCGATCGCGTCCGGCATCGCGTACACCGCGTACCGGCTGTTCCTGGACATGCAGGGCGGCATCTTCGAACGCTTCCAGTCCATGCCCATTGCCCGCTCCGGTGTGCTCTGGGCGCACGTGCTGACCTCGATGGTCGCCAACGGCATCTCGATGGCGATCGTCGTCGGTGTGGCCCTGCTCATGGGGTTCCGCACCGACGCGAACGTCCTGGAATGGCTCGCGGTCGTCGGCATGCTGCTGCTGTTCACGCTGACCCTCACCTGGATCGCCGTGATCGCGGGGCTCTCGGCCAAGACGGTCGACGGCGCGAGCGCCTTTTCGTACCCGCTGATCTTCCTGCCGTTCATCAGCTCTGCGTTCGTCCCCACCGAGACCATGCCGGGCCCGGTGCGCTGGTTCGCCGAGAACCAGCCGGTCACCTCGATCGTCGACAGCACCCGTGCCCTGTTCGCCGGTCAGCCGGTGGGCACCGACATCTGGGTGGCGCTGGCGTGGTGCCTGGGCATCCTGGTGGTGGCGTTCGGGTTCGCGATGACCATCTACAAGCGCAAGATCTCCTGA